The following proteins are encoded in a genomic region of Nicoliella spurrieriana:
- a CDS encoding S1C family serine protease — protein sequence MKTSLLFKVGLTSLVAGLLGGGIAYGGISYFQNDNPITGEVAAPTGSNAGGTTSSSNLKVNVQTQAEKAFKDVKNSVVSVINLQRVSSSQDSFASLFGSGGTAGKSSLQTTSEGSGVIYKTSGDTAYIVTNNHVVSGSNALQVLLSNGQKMEAKIVGRDSVTDLAVIKISSSKVTQVASFGDSDNIKVGETALAIGSPLGTNYASSLTQGIISAKNRQVPLTTESGQTTGNYASVIQTDAAINPGNSGGPLINLAGQVIGINSMKLSSDTSGTSVEGIGFAIPSNEVIKIINQLIKSGKIVRPALGIEYVDLANVSSNDRKSVLKLPDNVTTGAVVMSVNSNSPASNAGLKKYDVITELGGKKITNQDQIRNILYTYKLGDTVSLTYYRGEDKKTTKVKLTEESSQLKVNSSSESSNK from the coding sequence ATGAAAACATCTCTACTATTTAAAGTCGGTTTGACTTCTCTAGTAGCGGGATTGCTTGGTGGTGGGATTGCGTATGGTGGAATCTCATATTTCCAAAATGATAATCCAATCACTGGAGAAGTTGCCGCACCCACTGGCTCGAATGCCGGTGGAACGACTAGCAGTAGTAACTTAAAGGTAAACGTGCAGACCCAAGCTGAAAAGGCATTTAAGGATGTTAAAAATTCGGTAGTATCCGTTATTAATTTACAGCGGGTCAGTTCATCACAGGATTCATTTGCTTCTCTATTTGGTTCAGGTGGGACTGCTGGTAAATCTAGTTTGCAAACCACCAGTGAAGGATCAGGAGTAATCTACAAAACAAGTGGTGACACGGCTTATATCGTTACCAATAACCACGTGGTCTCTGGCTCAAACGCTTTACAAGTATTATTAAGCAACGGACAAAAAATGGAGGCTAAGATTGTTGGACGGGATTCCGTTACCGACTTAGCCGTAATTAAGATTAGTTCTAGTAAGGTGACCCAGGTCGCTTCCTTTGGCGATTCAGATAACATTAAGGTAGGGGAGACCGCCCTTGCCATTGGTTCGCCATTAGGGACGAACTACGCATCTTCGCTAACTCAGGGAATTATTTCGGCTAAAAATCGGCAGGTGCCACTGACTACCGAAAGTGGCCAGACGACTGGGAACTATGCATCCGTAATTCAAACCGATGCCGCAATTAATCCCGGAAATTCTGGTGGTCCGTTGATTAACCTGGCTGGACAAGTAATTGGCATTAACTCCATGAAGCTATCTTCTGATACTTCCGGAACTAGCGTGGAGGGAATTGGATTTGCAATTCCTAGTAATGAAGTGATTAAGATTATTAATCAATTAATTAAGAGTGGTAAGATTGTACGCCCTGCATTGGGAATTGAATACGTTGATTTAGCTAACGTTTCAAGCAATGATCGCAAGTCAGTATTGAAGTTACCTGATAACGTGACCACGGGGGCAGTAGTAATGTCAGTTAATTCTAATTCTCCCGCAAGTAACGCTGGATTAAAGAAGTATGATGTAATTACTGAATTGGGTGGCAAGAAGATTACCAACCAAGACCAAATCAGAAATATTCTTTACACTTATAAGTTGGGTGACACGGTTTCATTAACTTACTACCGTGGTGAAGATAAGAAGACGACAAAGGTTAAATTAACTGAGGAATCATCACAGTTAAAGGTTAACAGTAGTAGCGAAAGTTCTAATAAGTAA
- a CDS encoding MetQ/NlpA family ABC transporter substrate-binding protein: MIKIGIIDTDVKLWQPTVNKLRRQGIDLELTQFNSYGQPNNSLFNNEININSFQSQAFLHAWNHTNHGNLVAIGKTYSAPMRIYSRKINELKQLKQGDTIVLPNDDANKARALRLLQSAGVLKLNHAKVPQVSDVIKNRHKFRFFTVDASQTVRDMSDATIGVVNDNFASAEHLNPKRALYSENTRELRDKRNINVIVVNQKDRHKAIYRKIVRAFQTTTNQKDLKTISSQDINPQW; encoded by the coding sequence TTGATAAAAATTGGGATCATTGATACGGATGTTAAGCTTTGGCAACCGACCGTTAATAAGTTAAGACGCCAGGGAATCGATTTAGAACTAACCCAGTTCAATTCATATGGGCAACCTAATAATTCCCTCTTCAATAATGAAATTAACATCAATTCATTTCAAAGCCAGGCGTTTTTACATGCATGGAACCATACAAATCATGGTAATTTGGTTGCGATTGGGAAAACATATAGTGCTCCGATGCGAATCTATTCACGAAAAATCAATGAGTTAAAGCAATTAAAACAAGGTGATACCATTGTCCTCCCCAATGACGATGCGAATAAAGCGCGGGCATTAAGATTACTTCAATCTGCTGGGGTCTTAAAACTAAATCATGCTAAGGTCCCACAGGTTAGTGATGTGATTAAAAATCGTCATAAATTCCGCTTCTTCACGGTTGATGCCTCCCAGACGGTTCGTGATATGAGCGATGCTACCATTGGGGTCGTTAATGATAATTTTGCAAGTGCTGAACACCTCAATCCCAAACGCGCCCTTTATTCTGAAAACACAAGGGAATTAAGGGATAAGCGTAATATTAACGTGATTGTGGTAAATCAAAAGGATCGCCACAAAGCAATTTATCGTAAAATTGTTCGAGCGTTTCAAACCACTACCAATCAAAAGGACCTAAAAACAATCTCAAGCCAAGATATTAATCCACAATGGTAA
- a CDS encoding aspartate ammonia-lyase, whose amino-acid sequence MRIEKDCVGEMEVPDDALYGIHALRAVGNFPITKERTNHLLIQSYIEIKKAAAQINANAGTLDRAKASAIVDACDKLLHDDDQSAFIVPAIQGGAGTSTNMNTNEVVANVAMRLHPEVKIHPNDDVNQSQSTNDTYPTAGKMAMLKLITPLCEQVQRLVKQFKKLSDEYQNTIKVGRTQLQDAVPTTYGKSFHAYATLFGRDLKRINSAINELKTVSMGGTAIGTGINASKYYQEHIVDAINVVSGLNLAPDTDLIDAIQNSDHFITFSGVLKTLALDLSKVSNDFRLLGSGPKAGLNELALPKRQAGSSIMPDKINPVIPEVVNQVAFEVAGFDTTVSMAAEAGQLELNAFEPIMFKSILTGEEHLTMAVKTFVDNCLNGLKVNVEQCAENVDNSAVTATVLSPKIGYEKTTKLIKKSLSENESVKKVAIEDHLLPIDEIDHLFSPAVLTNDEK is encoded by the coding sequence ATGCGAATTGAAAAAGACTGTGTTGGTGAAATGGAAGTACCTGATGATGCTTTATATGGGATTCATGCGTTACGAGCAGTGGGTAATTTCCCTATTACTAAGGAAAGAACGAATCATTTACTAATTCAAAGTTACATCGAAATCAAAAAAGCAGCAGCACAAATTAATGCGAATGCAGGAACGTTAGATCGTGCTAAGGCATCAGCAATCGTTGATGCATGTGATAAGTTATTACATGACGATGATCAATCAGCATTTATCGTACCCGCAATTCAAGGTGGGGCAGGAACTTCCACTAATATGAACACCAATGAGGTTGTGGCTAACGTGGCAATGCGTCTCCACCCAGAGGTTAAAATTCATCCAAATGATGATGTTAACCAGAGTCAATCCACTAATGATACCTATCCAACTGCAGGTAAAATGGCAATGTTGAAGTTAATAACGCCACTATGTGAACAGGTGCAAAGATTAGTTAAACAATTTAAAAAGCTTAGCGATGAATATCAAAATACAATTAAAGTGGGACGCACCCAATTACAGGATGCCGTTCCTACAACCTACGGAAAGAGTTTTCATGCCTATGCGACCCTCTTTGGTCGGGATTTAAAACGGATTAATTCAGCAATTAATGAATTAAAGACCGTTAGTATGGGCGGCACGGCGATTGGCACCGGGATCAATGCTTCTAAATACTACCAAGAGCACATTGTGGATGCAATTAATGTGGTTTCGGGACTGAATTTAGCACCTGATACCGACTTGATTGATGCGATTCAAAATAGTGACCACTTCATTACCTTCTCAGGAGTGTTAAAGACATTGGCACTCGATCTATCTAAGGTTAGCAACGATTTTCGGTTACTAGGGAGTGGTCCTAAAGCGGGCTTAAATGAACTAGCGCTTCCGAAACGGCAAGCTGGTTCATCAATTATGCCAGATAAAATCAACCCAGTGATTCCAGAAGTGGTTAACCAAGTCGCTTTTGAAGTAGCAGGTTTCGATACCACGGTTTCAATGGCTGCTGAAGCGGGTCAACTAGAGCTGAACGCTTTTGAGCCCATTATGTTTAAGAGCATTTTAACTGGTGAGGAACACTTGACGATGGCGGTTAAGACGTTTGTTGATAACTGTCTGAACGGTTTAAAGGTAAATGTCGAACAGTGTGCTGAAAACGTTGATAATTCAGCGGTTACTGCTACTGTTTTGAGCCCTAAGATCGGATATGAAAAGACCACGAAGCTAATTAAGAAGAGTCTTTCTGAAAATGAATCCGTTAAAAAGGTTGCTATCGAAGACCACCTATTGCCAATTGATGAAATCGACCATCTCTTTTCACCAGCAGTATTAACGAATGATGAAAAGTAA
- the rlmH gene encoding 23S rRNA (pseudouridine(1915)-N(3))-methyltransferase RlmH, with protein MNIKLVVVGKLKEKYFKAGIAEYAKRLSRFCKFKIVEVPDEQAPESLSQAQMDVVMQKEGERILSKINDREYVFALAILGTERSSEEFAKEIDQLATYGHSDITFVIGGSLGLTDAVLKRANTQISFGRFTLPHQLMRLVLTEQIYRAFMINAGSPYHK; from the coding sequence ATGAACATAAAATTAGTCGTAGTGGGTAAATTAAAGGAAAAATATTTTAAAGCGGGCATTGCAGAGTATGCAAAACGACTATCACGATTCTGTAAATTCAAGATCGTTGAAGTGCCTGATGAACAAGCTCCTGAGTCCCTAAGCCAAGCTCAAATGGATGTGGTAATGCAAAAGGAGGGCGAACGCATTTTAAGTAAGATTAATGACCGGGAGTACGTATTTGCGTTAGCAATCTTAGGAACGGAACGTTCATCTGAGGAATTTGCAAAGGAAATTGATCAATTGGCAACCTATGGGCATTCCGATATCACCTTTGTAATCGGTGGATCGTTAGGATTAACGGATGCGGTGTTAAAGCGCGCTAATACCCAAATTTCATTCGGTCGGTTTACATTACCACATCAATTGATGCGGTTAGTTTTGACCGAGCAAATCTACCGGGCATTCATGATTAATGCGGGGTCCCCGTACCATAAATAG
- a CDS encoding lactate/malate family dehydrogenase: MARKIGIIGLGHVGSTVAHQIIVSGLVDDLVLIDANEEKLQADGLDYLQAMPNLATKTNIIMNDYDALRNADIIISALGNIGLEEDGNRFAEMVFNIKQVKQVSAKLKALHYPGVLIVITNPCDVITQVYQQFTGFDKHRVFGTGTMLDSARMKTIVGKEFNVDPRSVNGFNLGEHGNSQFTAWSTVSVRGHSMFELNQDGHLDLDALSKQSVVDGDKVFFGKKYTNYAIAAAATRLATIVLNDGNTEVVVSNYRPDFNNYMSYPVIVGRHGIIEDVPIDLTDDEHAKLAKSAKFISDNFNQFKDE; encoded by the coding sequence ATGGCTAGAAAAATCGGGATAATTGGATTAGGACACGTTGGTTCAACGGTTGCCCATCAAATTATTGTTTCGGGCTTGGTTGATGATTTAGTGTTAATTGATGCTAATGAAGAAAAACTGCAGGCTGATGGGTTAGACTACTTACAAGCAATGCCCAATTTGGCAACGAAAACGAACATCATCATGAATGATTATGATGCACTCCGTAACGCTGATATCATTATTTCTGCGTTGGGGAACATTGGATTGGAAGAAGATGGGAATCGATTTGCTGAAATGGTTTTTAATATCAAACAGGTTAAGCAGGTCAGTGCCAAATTAAAGGCACTGCATTATCCAGGCGTTTTAATTGTGATTACGAACCCGTGTGACGTGATTACACAAGTCTATCAACAGTTTACTGGGTTTGATAAACACCGGGTATTCGGCACTGGAACGATGTTAGATTCTGCACGAATGAAGACGATCGTCGGCAAGGAGTTTAACGTTGATCCGCGCTCCGTGAATGGTTTTAACCTTGGTGAGCACGGTAATTCGCAATTTACTGCCTGGTCCACCGTTTCCGTTCGGGGCCATTCAATGTTTGAGTTAAACCAGGATGGCCATCTTGATTTGGATGCGTTATCTAAACAGTCGGTCGTTGATGGGGATAAGGTCTTCTTTGGTAAAAAGTACACTAACTACGCGATTGCCGCTGCTGCGACCCGGTTAGCCACGATTGTGCTTAATGACGGCAATACGGAAGTGGTGGTATCGAACTACCGTCCTGATTTTAATAACTACATGTCTTATCCGGTGATTGTGGGACGGCATGGAATTATTGAAGACGTGCCAATTGATTTGACGGATGATGAACACGCTAAATTAGCCAAATCAGCCAAATTCATTAGTGATAACTTTAATCAATTTAAAGATGAATAA
- a CDS encoding peptide ABC transporter substrate-binding protein has translation MATSLKKISKIGLTAAIAALVLAGCGNNKGASDSSSKKTLNWMSPASIASLDPSKAVDQVSDQTLYNSNQGLLVLAGENKVAPGIAKSYSVSKDGKTYTFNLRHSKWNNGKPLTAQDFVYGVQRSANPKTASQMGYYLGNIQGYDQVQKNAKLSTLGVKAEGKYKLVVHLVKPQVYFKTLVTLPIFYAQSEAAVKKYGSSYGTSSKKIVSNGPFTVTNWSGSNDKWTLKKNPYYWDANATKLNNINYHVVKDPQTGLNQYQTGKLDELQLSGKQQVKNFKNSNQLIKRSTLSMNYLSLNQKKVPALKNWKIRRALSLAIDRNQLVNDLLGNGSLPAKGFVQQHLASRNGQDFADAAYVPDAVSYNLKKAKQLWSEGLKETGLKQVNVSILNSDDDTNKQLNEFLQSQLQKLPGLKVSNQLLPHTTVTGLTLKSQYQISVSGWNPSITDPISPLQTKLSNNPINTSKWNNRQYDELVNRSKDQDANDPAKRWDDLVKAEKIMMNDQAVIPLYQSSLPEVIKSNIKGIQYFPNGPIWDFSKAYVD, from the coding sequence ATGGCAACTAGTTTAAAGAAAATCAGTAAAATTGGCTTAACCGCTGCAATTGCGGCATTGGTGCTTGCTGGATGTGGCAACAATAAGGGCGCATCTGATTCCAGCTCTAAAAAGACGCTGAACTGGATGAGCCCAGCATCAATTGCCAGCCTCGATCCATCCAAAGCTGTTGATCAGGTCAGTGATCAAACCCTTTACAATAGTAATCAAGGACTATTGGTCCTTGCTGGTGAAAACAAGGTTGCACCTGGAATTGCTAAAAGTTACTCCGTTTCAAAGGATGGGAAGACGTATACGTTTAACCTAAGGCATTCAAAGTGGAATAATGGTAAGCCATTGACCGCTCAGGACTTCGTTTACGGGGTCCAAAGAAGTGCGAACCCTAAGACCGCCTCACAAATGGGCTACTACCTTGGTAATATTCAGGGATACGATCAAGTTCAAAAGAACGCTAAATTATCAACATTGGGCGTGAAAGCTGAAGGCAAGTACAAGTTAGTCGTTCACCTAGTAAAACCCCAGGTTTACTTTAAGACACTAGTGACGCTCCCGATTTTCTATGCCCAAAGCGAAGCGGCAGTTAAGAAATACGGCTCCAGTTACGGGACCTCTAGTAAAAAGATTGTTTCTAACGGTCCGTTCACGGTCACGAACTGGAGCGGTAGCAATGATAAGTGGACGCTCAAAAAGAATCCGTACTACTGGGATGCTAACGCTACGAAGTTGAATAACATCAATTACCACGTGGTTAAGGATCCTCAGACCGGCTTAAATCAATATCAAACCGGTAAGTTAGATGAACTACAACTATCTGGCAAACAACAGGTTAAGAACTTCAAAAACAGTAACCAACTAATCAAGCGGAGCACCCTTTCCATGAACTACCTTTCACTGAACCAAAAGAAAGTGCCGGCACTTAAAAACTGGAAGATCAGACGGGCGCTCTCGCTTGCCATCGACAGAAATCAACTGGTTAACGACCTCCTCGGTAACGGGTCCCTACCAGCTAAGGGCTTCGTTCAACAACACCTTGCCTCACGGAATGGCCAAGACTTTGCCGATGCCGCTTACGTTCCGGATGCGGTTAGTTATAACCTGAAAAAGGCTAAGCAACTATGGAGTGAAGGCCTTAAAGAAACTGGCTTGAAGCAGGTCAACGTTTCAATCTTAAATAGTGATGATGATACTAACAAGCAATTGAATGAATTTCTCCAAAGTCAATTACAAAAACTTCCTGGTTTGAAAGTTTCCAATCAATTACTTCCGCACACTACCGTCACTGGATTGACCCTCAAGTCTCAATATCAAATTAGTGTCTCTGGTTGGAACCCATCAATCACCGACCCAATTTCACCACTACAAACAAAGTTATCTAACAACCCGATTAACACTTCTAAGTGGAACAATCGTCAATATGATGAATTAGTAAACCGTTCCAAGGATCAAGATGCAAATGATCCTGCTAAGCGGTGGGACGATCTAGTTAAGGCTGAAAAGATCATGATGAACGATCAAGCAGTCATTCCGCTCTACCAATCAAGCCTACCTGAAGTAATCAAGTCCAATATCAAGGGCATTCAGTACTTCCCGAACGGCCCCATCTGGGACTTTTCAAAGGCCTATGTAGATTAA
- a CDS encoding zinc ribbon domain-containing protein, with translation MKKCPNCGKEVDRNSKFCTYCGYNFTNQSSASVKNNGGDANQTTDSSQPKASAHQQVDAHSANPQPNVRNSQVKKFSKNYFQWLLDTLKHPTKRNTNTHRYFGLTSFMISTLLIILDIVQGIKLAVNATTSSISGLLGIGNSSSIGSSITSSSEYGSIMFHTSIYLYICVLLMLLITILVPFVIRKVAYNDATSLGEFMNQFAAYSNYGLLIELVVLLLLSLGILIIPAFVLMLFVYLGYLIAFVYSILSVDDHGRLDKIYAMLIAFVIEFIIITIFLSILGLILGVFLPVLSSL, from the coding sequence ATGAAAAAATGTCCTAATTGTGGCAAAGAGGTAGATCGTAATTCGAAATTTTGTACATATTGCGGTTATAACTTTACCAATCAGTCATCAGCTAGCGTTAAAAATAATGGGGGCGATGCTAATCAAACTACTGATTCATCACAACCAAAGGCTAGTGCCCATCAACAGGTTGACGCTCATTCAGCTAATCCACAACCAAATGTGCGAAATAGTCAGGTGAAAAAGTTTTCCAAAAACTACTTTCAGTGGCTATTGGATACTTTGAAACATCCCACGAAACGAAATACGAACACACATAGATACTTTGGATTAACATCATTTATGATTTCAACCTTGTTGATCATCTTAGATATTGTCCAAGGGATTAAGTTAGCTGTAAATGCAACGACTTCCAGCATCTCAGGGCTCCTAGGGATTGGCAATTCATCTTCAATTGGAAGTTCAATTACTAGCAGTTCTGAGTATGGTTCGATTATGTTCCATACTTCCATCTACTTATATATTTGTGTGTTATTAATGTTGTTGATAACAATCTTAGTTCCATTTGTAATTCGTAAGGTCGCTTACAATGACGCCACTTCACTAGGGGAATTCATGAATCAATTTGCGGCTTATTCCAATTATGGATTACTAATTGAACTGGTAGTGTTACTATTGTTATCATTGGGGATTTTAATAATTCCTGCATTTGTGTTGATGCTATTTGTTTATTTAGGATACTTAATTGCATTTGTATATTCGATTCTTTCTGTTGATGATCATGGCAGATTAGATAAAATTTATGCAATGCTGATTGCGTTTGTGATTGAATTTATTATCATAACGATTTTCTTATCTATACTAGGATTGATATTAGGCGTTTTTCTGCCAGTTTTGAGTTCACTTTAA
- a CDS encoding zinc-ribbon domain-containing protein → MKFCPNCGTKVAEDTEFCPNCGYQFKNSQNSSAEHHIYDGAENNDAQMSREAHNADYNGNYDQKKPQKHGHGLVITLIVIIVLLLAVGGYAAYKFVLTPGTNQQAASSSSSSSSKNSASASSASSSAANSSSADSSASDPNISANDANSLLSGMFSSAADDVSSGGDASDISDNFVDGTDNAGYQDLANWVHLQSNNDKVDSVTMDVQNLTTRGNQVNFQVKYDFVQSNGNPDHIQVFEWHGKMVNDGGNLMIQTLVGGSKPISDYDQN, encoded by the coding sequence ATGAAATTTTGTCCAAATTGTGGTACCAAGGTAGCTGAAGATACTGAATTTTGTCCAAATTGTGGGTATCAATTTAAAAACAGTCAAAATAGCAGTGCAGAACATCATATTTACGATGGGGCTGAAAACAACGATGCTCAAATGAGTCGTGAGGCCCACAATGCCGATTATAATGGGAATTATGATCAAAAAAAGCCCCAAAAACACGGGCACGGATTGGTAATCACGTTGATTGTCATTATTGTTTTATTGCTAGCTGTCGGTGGCTATGCTGCTTATAAATTTGTTTTGACGCCAGGAACTAATCAACAAGCTGCTAGCAGTTCATCAAGTAGTAGTAGTAAAAATTCAGCTAGTGCTTCATCAGCTAGTTCTAGTGCTGCCAATTCTTCTAGTGCTGATAGTTCAGCAAGCGATCCCAATATTTCAGCAAACGATGCAAACTCATTACTAAGTGGAATGTTTAGTTCCGCTGCTGATGATGTATCGAGCGGCGGGGATGCCAGTGATATATCAGATAACTTCGTTGATGGGACTGATAACGCTGGGTACCAAGACCTTGCCAATTGGGTTCACTTACAAAGCAACAATGATAAGGTGGATTCAGTAACGATGGACGTGCAAAATTTAACGACCCGTGGCAATCAGGTTAACTTCCAGGTAAAGTATGATTTTGTGCAGTCTAATGGCAATCCTGACCATATTCAAGTGTTTGAATGGCATGGTAAGATGGTCAATGATGGTGGTAATTTAATGATTCAAACCTTAGTTGGTGGCTCGAAGCCAATTTCCGATTACGATCAAAATTAA
- a CDS encoding dihydrolipoyl dehydrogenase family protein — protein MKQYDVIFIGSGHATWHGATKLAAAGKKVALVEGDTLFGTCTNYGCNAKMLLDGPADLIHQTHAYQQTGLTGEVKIDWPSLMKFKHQVLDADPDHHSIREAFPKMGIDIIDGWGQISDAHHVKVGPDEYETDYIVIGSGLRPAKLEIPGKEFLHDSREFLDIPEMPKHLTFIGGGFISYEFADLARAAGAEVDIISHSDRPLRSFYSKYVQKLTHQLADRGINFEFNQSVTSVTKTDDGLVVKTDTGNEIKTDYVLDATGRIANYEQLGLEALGIEADSNGITVDDHLRTSVPNIFASGDVVKKSQPKLTPTAAYESNYIAKLLLGKTDQALSYPPIAEIIFALPRLSQVGVKVDAVKNDDQYQIKRIPYGRVVFETKNEPTAEATVVLNAKNEIVGATVLGNQAGPLANLLSVIISKHMTPDDVNNDMIMAFPDESFGLFQMLSGELPG, from the coding sequence ATGAAGCAATATGATGTCATTTTTATCGGTAGTGGTCACGCCACCTGGCATGGTGCAACTAAGCTAGCTGCTGCTGGTAAAAAAGTAGCCTTAGTTGAGGGTGATACCCTATTTGGGACCTGTACTAACTACGGTTGTAACGCCAAAATGTTATTGGACGGACCTGCCGATTTAATTCACCAAACCCATGCATACCAACAGACTGGCTTGACGGGGGAAGTTAAAATTGACTGGCCCAGCCTAATGAAATTTAAGCACCAGGTCTTAGATGCAGATCCTGATCACCATTCCATTCGGGAAGCTTTTCCTAAAATGGGGATTGATATTATTGATGGTTGGGGGCAAATTAGTGATGCCCACCACGTTAAAGTGGGGCCGGACGAATATGAAACTGACTACATTGTCATTGGTTCTGGACTACGCCCTGCAAAATTAGAGATTCCAGGGAAAGAATTTCTCCACGATAGTCGTGAATTCTTGGACATTCCAGAAATGCCAAAGCACCTTACATTCATTGGTGGTGGCTTTATTTCATATGAATTTGCCGACCTAGCCCGTGCCGCCGGTGCCGAAGTGGATATTATTAGCCATTCCGACCGGCCACTGCGGTCATTTTACTCTAAATACGTTCAAAAGCTCACACACCAGTTAGCGGACCGTGGGATTAATTTTGAATTTAACCAGAGTGTCACCTCAGTAACTAAAACTGACGATGGCTTGGTGGTCAAAACTGATACCGGCAATGAAATTAAGACCGACTACGTCTTAGATGCGACTGGCCGAATTGCAAATTACGAACAGCTGGGGCTAGAAGCATTGGGCATTGAAGCTGATTCCAATGGCATCACCGTTGATGACCACCTGCGGACCAGTGTTCCTAACATCTTTGCAAGTGGTGACGTAGTTAAAAAGTCACAACCCAAGTTAACCCCTACTGCCGCGTACGAATCTAATTACATTGCTAAGTTATTGTTGGGTAAGACTGACCAAGCCCTCAGTTACCCCCCAATTGCTGAGATTATCTTCGCCCTGCCCCGCCTTTCCCAAGTCGGGGTTAAGGTTGACGCCGTTAAAAATGATGATCAATATCAAATCAAGCGGATTCCATATGGACGGGTCGTCTTTGAGACCAAGAACGAACCGACCGCGGAAGCAACCGTTGTTTTGAATGCTAAAAATGAAATTGTGGGTGCAACCGTATTGGGCAACCAAGCCGGCCCACTCGCTAACTTATTGTCAGTCATCATCAGTAAGCACATGACTCCTGACGACGTTAATAACGATATGATCATGGCGTTCCCTGATGAAAGCTTTGGACTCTTCCAAATGCTTAGCGGTGAACTCCCGGGCTAA
- the rpmJ gene encoding 50S ribosomal protein L36, producing the protein MKVKASVKKRDENSQVVHRKGRVYIINKKNPKLKQRQG; encoded by the coding sequence ATGAAAGTAAAAGCATCGGTTAAAAAACGTGACGAAAATAGTCAAGTGGTCCACAGAAAGGGCCGCGTATATATTATTAACAAGAAGAATCCAAAATTAAAGCAACGCCAAGGTTAA
- a CDS encoding GNAT family N-acetyltransferase codes for MFNIEALIEQCTVNDVRKLQEISRKTFYDTFAADSEPTDMARYLESAFNIDKLTKEIQNPESFFYFVRLDQEIVGYLKVNIGDAQTEPMGADTLEIQRIYIDVDSKHKGLGGQLYDKAISEAKQHHKNKVWLGVWEHNPDAQGFYAHKGFKQFGDHEFIMGSEHQRDLLMEKSI; via the coding sequence ATGTTTAACATCGAAGCATTAATCGAACAATGTACTGTTAATGATGTTCGGAAGCTTCAGGAGATTAGTCGTAAAACATTCTACGATACATTCGCTGCTGATAGTGAACCTACTGATATGGCACGGTACTTAGAATCGGCTTTTAACATTGATAAGTTAACTAAGGAGATTCAAAATCCAGAATCATTCTTCTATTTTGTAAGACTGGATCAAGAAATCGTTGGTTATTTAAAAGTTAATATCGGTGATGCTCAAACTGAACCAATGGGTGCTGATACACTTGAAATTCAGCGGATTTACATCGATGTTGATTCTAAACACAAGGGCTTAGGTGGGCAGCTTTATGATAAGGCAATTTCAGAAGCCAAGCAGCACCATAAGAATAAAGTCTGGCTGGGGGTTTGGGAACATAATCCAGATGCACAGGGATTTTATGCCCACAAGGGGTTCAAACAATTTGGTGATCATGAATTTATCATGGGCTCAGAACACCAACGTGATCTATTAATGGAAAAATCCATTTAA